One window of the Bacteroidota bacterium genome contains the following:
- a CDS encoding HNH endonuclease: protein MDYFGFTIADFIPCEICGKQAVDTAHIDARGMGSSKSKDVIENLMAKCRGCHVKFGDKKQFKEWLKTGHLEYMRSRTILKNQ, encoded by the coding sequence ATGGACTATTTCGGCTTTACAATAGCTGATTTTATCCCTTGTGAAATTTGTGGCAAACAAGCGGTTGATACTGCTCATATAGACGCTAGAGGCATGGGAAGTTCTAAAAGCAAAGATGTTATCGAAAACTTGATGGCAAAATGTAGAGGTTGCCACGTTAAATTTGGTGACAAAAAGCAGTTTAAGGAATGGCTAAAAACAGGTCATTTAGAGTATATGAGAAGTCGAACAATTTTAAAAAATCAATAA
- a CDS encoding tape measure protein, whose amino-acid sequence MASTVMHLSVEQQEGAFMALQQMMSKGKIQAEELRGQLGERIPGAFQIAARAMNMTTSDLMISL is encoded by the coding sequence ATGGCTTCAACAGTTATGCACCTATCAGTAGAGCAGCAAGAAGGCGCATTTATGGCTTTGCAGCAAATGATGAGTAAGGGTAAGATTCAAGCTGAGGAATTAAGAGGTCAGTTAGGTGAAAGAATACCCGGGGCATTTCAAATTGCAGCAAGGGCTATGAATATGACTACTTCCGATTTAATGATAAGTTTATAA
- a CDS encoding site-specific DNA-methyltransferase — MKLELNFDNSTNAECSTSAPIVGYAVLGVVLLEDCLTTMGKLTDNSVDLIITSPPYNKAGYEGFIRKRHEKDSWSKGRNIEYGGEADNDFMIEAEYQEQQIKVLNEMHRILKPNGSVFYNHKVRVAQHKASHPIEWILKSNFTFRQQIIWDRKNSPAVAPIRYLPNTELIFWLTKTPCQPNFERAKSPLFVGEVWQFSAKPNPLHPAPFPEELPTNIMMCIKDKTEDFVVYDPYAGTGTTLKVARSFGLKYFGSEINSNYCRLANETLNGTLF; from the coding sequence ATGAAATTAGAACTGAATTTTGATAATAGCACAAATGCCGAATGTAGCACGTCAGCCCCCATTGTCGGGTATGCAGTGTTAGGCGTAGTGCTTTTGGAAGATTGCCTTACAACGATGGGAAAGCTAACCGACAATTCAGTTGATTTGATAATTACTTCGCCACCTTATAATAAAGCTGGTTACGAAGGTTTTATCCGTAAAAGACACGAAAAAGATAGTTGGAGCAAAGGCAGAAACATTGAGTATGGCGGTGAAGCGGATAACGACTTTATGATTGAAGCCGAATATCAGGAACAACAAATAAAGGTGCTTAATGAAATGCATAGAATATTAAAGCCAAACGGAAGTGTTTTTTATAACCACAAAGTTAGGGTGGCACAACACAAAGCATCACACCCGATTGAGTGGATATTAAAAAGCAACTTTACTTTTAGACAGCAAATAATTTGGGATAGAAAAAATAGCCCTGCGGTTGCACCGATTAGATATTTGCCTAATACAGAGTTGATTTTTTGGCTTACAAAAACACCTTGCCAACCTAACTTTGAAAGGGCAAAATCACCTTTATTTGTTGGTGAAGTATGGCAGTTTTCGGCTAAACCTAATCCGCTTCATCCTGCACCATTCCCAGAAGAATTGCCAACTAATATTATGATGTGTATTAAGGATAAAACCGAAGATTTTGTAGTGTATGACCCTTATGCTGGAACAGGAACAACTTTAAAGGTGGCGAGGTCATTTGGACTTAAATACTTTGGTAGCGAAATAAATTCAAACTATTGTCGGTTAGCTAACGAAACTTTGAATGGAACGCTGTTTTAG
- a CDS encoding DUF935 family protein — MAWKDYLPSFINFDKTKPKAASVTKYIEIPQQLQRVRADAQKFQIALQAAESPLYPNRYLLYQVYQQIVLDGQVEAGMLQRKSKVLAQKFNILNAAGEIDTKKTKILNNKWFYDFMSLGLDSIFWGYSLIQFSDVVNDKFESATLVPRIYVIPERGIVRNNTATVTEGVHYHEKPYSNWCLGIGDTKNLGILMKLAPYVIWKKNAMFAWSEFAEIFGSPIRLGKTDVRDDVTRKNMENTLKNMSVATWAVMDLNDEIDLAQASNTDAYQVFNELVERCNTEISKIILGQTGTTDEKAYSGSSKVHEDVSKIISKQDILNAQFWINDQLLPMMINLGFDLSGCSFEFDLSESVSLVDKAKIDSSFMPYFKFNIEYLEKTYGVEIDGEVEDNSPKGVEKKLKNLYR, encoded by the coding sequence ATGGCTTGGAAAGATTATTTACCCTCATTTATTAATTTTGATAAGACTAAGCCAAAGGCCGCTAGTGTAACCAAGTACATCGAGATACCGCAACAGTTACAGCGTGTACGTGCCGATGCTCAAAAGTTCCAAATAGCATTACAAGCTGCAGAAAGTCCGTTATATCCTAACAGATATTTACTATACCAAGTTTACCAACAAATTGTATTGGATGGACAAGTTGAGGCAGGAATGTTACAGCGTAAATCAAAGGTACTTGCCCAAAAGTTTAATATTTTAAACGCAGCCGGCGAAATTGATACAAAAAAGACCAAGATATTAAACAATAAATGGTTTTACGATTTTATGAGCTTGGGGCTAGATTCCATTTTTTGGGGCTACTCATTAATTCAGTTTAGCGATGTTGTGAATGATAAGTTTGAATCAGCAACATTAGTTCCTAGAATCTATGTGATACCAGAGCGTGGAATTGTAAGAAATAATACAGCTACCGTAACAGAAGGGGTGCATTACCATGAAAAGCCTTATTCAAATTGGTGTTTGGGTATTGGCGACACTAAGAATTTAGGTATCCTGATGAAGCTAGCACCCTACGTTATTTGGAAGAAAAACGCAATGTTTGCATGGAGCGAGTTTGCTGAAATATTTGGTTCGCCGATTAGATTAGGTAAAACAGATGTTAGGGACGATGTTACTCGTAAAAACATGGAAAACACACTTAAGAATATGAGTGTGGCGACATGGGCGGTGATGGATTTAAACGATGAAATAGACCTAGCGCAAGCAAGTAATACAGATGCTTACCAAGTGTTTAATGAATTAGTTGAACGCTGCAATACAGAAATAAGTAAAATTATTTTAGGGCAAACAGGAACAACAGACGAAAAGGCTTATTCAGGTAGTTCGAAAGTTCACGAAGATGTAAGTAAGATTATTTCGAAACAAGATATTTTAAACGCTCAATTTTGGATTAACGACCAGTTATTACCAATGATGATAAATTTGGGCTTTGATTTAAGCGGTTGTTCTTTTGAGTTTGATTTGTCGGAAAGTGTTTCATTGGTCGATAAGGCAAAGATTGATTCATCATTCATGCCTTATTTTAAGTTCAACATTGAGTATTTAGAAAAAACTTACGGTGTTGAGATTGATGGCGAGGTTGAAGATAATTCACCGAAAGGGGTAGAAAAGAAATTAAAAAACCTTTACAGATAA
- a CDS encoding Clp protease ClpP produces MKLNFTNISDTGKATMLCYKHIGNDSEMGMGIDGNAFANEVLWLNQYSDCKEIEVRINSVGGSVSEGLSVCSAILNSEKPVTTIIDGMAYSMAGVIAMCGSKKKMVDYGTFMMHNAQGGSDEDVLNLITNSLARIFERTTALNITTCRALMEKETWMDANECLKMGLVDEIIKTTNKKPVSNTVTELHSFYNQLLNKKPMIKVTNLLKLSNDASEDAIVESISKIEIEKADLATKVTDLEKELSEARTKLTAFEDAENAKEAAAKLEVIENAIKEKKADASKKDYFVNSTMSSIELKDLFGAITVPYTPVFNNSTATQAANGEDKSKWNFQDWMKKDAAGLIELKNSSPVDYDNLVKGIDTIKSKN; encoded by the coding sequence GTGAAATTAAATTTTACCAATATATCGGACACAGGCAAAGCAACAATGCTTTGTTATAAGCATATCGGCAACGATAGCGAAATGGGGATGGGGATAGATGGTAACGCGTTCGCGAATGAAGTTCTTTGGCTTAATCAATATTCAGACTGCAAAGAAATAGAAGTTAGAATAAATAGTGTAGGCGGTTCAGTTAGTGAAGGTCTAAGCGTTTGTTCAGCAATTCTAAATTCAGAAAAGCCGGTAACTACTATTATAGACGGTATGGCTTACTCGATGGCAGGTGTAATTGCAATGTGTGGTAGCAAAAAGAAAATGGTTGACTACGGTACATTTATGATGCACAATGCTCAGGGAGGTAGCGATGAAGATGTACTAAATCTAATTACAAACTCACTTGCTAGAATATTCGAAAGAACAACAGCTTTAAACATTACAACTTGCAGAGCATTGATGGAAAAGGAAACTTGGATGGACGCAAACGAATGCTTAAAAATGGGATTAGTAGATGAAATAATTAAGACCACAAATAAAAAGCCTGTGAGCAACACAGTAACAGAGTTGCATAGTTTTTATAATCAATTATTAAACAAAAAACCAATGATAAAAGTAACCAACCTTTTAAAACTTTCTAACGATGCCTCAGAAGATGCTATCGTAGAATCAATATCTAAAATTGAAATTGAAAAAGCTGATTTAGCTACTAAGGTAACAGATTTAGAAAAAGAATTATCAGAAGCTAGGACAAAGTTAACCGCTTTTGAAGATGCTGAAAACGCTAAAGAGGCAGCAGCTAAATTAGAAGTAATTGAAAACGCTATCAAAGAAAAGAAAGCGGATGCAAGCAAAAAAGATTACTTCGTTAACTCTACAATGAGTTCAATCGAGTTAAAAGATTTGTTCGGTGCAATTACAGTTCCTTACACTCCGGTATTTAATAACTCAACAGCTACACAAGCAGCAAATGGAGAGGACAAAAGTAAATGGAATTTTCAAGATTGGATGAAAAAAGATGCTGCAGGATTAATTGAATTGAAAAACTCAAGTCCTGTGGATTATGACAACCTAGTAAAAGGGATTGACACTATTAAATCAAAGAACTAA
- a CDS encoding peptidase M15 yields MISKHITLAEAIKSQIAERYGISNIPTAETIKAMQLVANKCFEPIRDHFGVPISVSSFFRCAELNKKVKGSKTSQHVTGEAIDIDADIFGGVTNKEIFEFAKNNLKFEQLISEFNTNGQPSWIHISYKATGNRNQILIATKKDNKTVYLPYTAELYKEIYG; encoded by the coding sequence ATGATAAGTAAACACATAACACTAGCAGAAGCAATAAAATCACAAATTGCAGAAAGGTACGGAATTAGCAATATTCCAACAGCAGAAACAATAAAGGCTATGCAATTAGTAGCCAATAAATGTTTTGAGCCGATAAGAGACCACTTTGGAGTACCTATTTCGGTATCTTCTTTTTTCAGATGCGCTGAACTTAACAAGAAAGTAAAAGGCAGTAAAACCAGTCAACACGTAACAGGAGAGGCAATTGACATTGATGCTGATATTTTTGGAGGTGTAACCAATAAAGAAATATTTGAGTTTGCTAAAAACAACTTGAAATTTGAGCAGCTAATAAGCGAGTTCAATACAAACGGACAGCCATCATGGATTCACATTTCCTACAAGGCAACAGGTAATCGGAATCAAATTTTAATAGCAACAAAAAAAGACAATAAAACAGTATATTTGCCATACACAGCAGAATTGTATAAAGAAATTTACGGATAA
- a CDS encoding phage virion morphogenesis protein, translating into MANKFDMGKVEKQVRTQLEASLVLMGRTAKTFFTDNFRKQGFEDRGVSKWDARKKETKKSQGRAILVKTGDLRRSIKLDTINRANLSVRISSDLPYSRVHNDGNEGIVHSVGFHTRTATRKVGNKRVKRMSTQNVKEHFRIGGTPQRQFIGDSWSLNEKVKKVIVTNLNKAFK; encoded by the coding sequence ATGGCTAATAAGTTTGACATGGGTAAGGTTGAGAAGCAAGTGCGCACGCAGTTGGAGGCTTCGCTTGTGCTAATGGGTAGGACTGCTAAAACATTCTTTACGGACAATTTTAGGAAACAAGGATTTGAGGATAGGGGAGTGTCGAAATGGGACGCACGAAAAAAAGAAACAAAGAAATCACAAGGCAGAGCCATACTTGTTAAAACAGGCGATTTAAGAAGGTCGATTAAGCTTGACACAATAAATAGGGCAAATTTAAGTGTAAGAATATCAAGCGACCTTCCGTATTCAAGAGTTCACAATGATGGAAACGAGGGCATAGTACACTCGGTTGGTTTTCACACAAGAACAGCAACAAGAAAGGTTGGAAATAAAAGGGTAAAAAGAATGAGTACACAAAATGTAAAAGAACATTTTAGGATTGGAGGAACACCACAAAGGCAGTTTATTGGAGATAGTTGGAGTTTAAACGAAAAGGTAAAAAAGGTAATAGTAACGAACTTAAACAAAGCATTCAAATAA